The Salvelinus fontinalis isolate EN_2023a chromosome 39, ASM2944872v1, whole genome shotgun sequence genome has a window encoding:
- the LOC129838224 gene encoding microsomal glutathione S-transferase 1-like has protein sequence MKEMPSVIDSEVFLAFSTYATIVVLKMMLMSPMTAYFRFTRKCFANMEDTGMAKTPEDKKRMLRVDPDVERVRRCHQNDLENIIPFVVIGLLYTLTGPDLSTALLHFRVFVVSRLFHTVAYVLPLPQPSRGLAWMVGMGATFSMAYRVLSTTHL, from the exons ATGAAGGAAATGCCATCCGTGATAGACAGCGAGGTGTTCCTGGCCTTCTCTACCTACGCCACTATCGTCGTCCTCAAGATGATGCTGATGTCTCCTATGACTGCCTACTTCCGCTTCACGAGAAAG tgtttTGCCAACATGGAAGACACAGGGATGGCTAAGACTCCAGAGGACAAGAAGAGGATGCTGAGAGTTGACCCGGATGTGGAACGTGTGAGAAG ATGCCACCAGAACGACCTGGAGAACATCATTCCGTTCGTAGTGATTGGTCTGCTGTATACCCTGACGGGGCCAGACCTCTCCACTGCTCTGCTCCACTTCCGGGTGTTTGTTGTTTCTAGGCTCTTCCACACGGTGGCGTACGTCCTCCCCCTGCCCCAGCCCAGCAGAGGTCTAGCTTGGATGGTTGGCATGGGCGCTACCTTCTCCATGGCATACAGGGTGCTAAGCACAACCCATCTCTGA
- the LOC129838223 gene encoding microsomal glutathione S-transferase 1-like: MAELTHMIDSEVFLAFSTYATIVVLKMMLMSPMTGYFRLTRKAFANQEDTSLASSTEDKKKMVRVDPDVERVRRCHQNDLENIIPFVVIGLLYTLTGPDLSTALLHFRVFVVSRLFHTVAYVLPLRQPSRAVAFLTGLVTTSSMAYRVLITALYL, from the exons ATGGCAGAGCTAACTCATATGATAGACAGCGAGGTGTTCCTGGCCTTCTCTACCTACGCCACTATCGTCGTCCTCAAGATGATGCTGATGTCTCCTATGACTGGATACTTCCGCCTCACGAGAAAG GCATTTGCTAACCAGGAGGACACCAGTCTGGCCTCCTCTACAGAGGACAAGAAGAAGATGGTCAGGGTGGATCCTGATGTGGAGAGAGTACGAAG ATGCCACCAGAACGACCTGGAGAACATCATTCCGTTCGTAGTGATTGGTCTGCTGTATACCCTGACGGGGCCAGACCTCTCCACTGCTCTGCTCCACTTCCGGGTGTTTGTTGTTTCCAGGCTCTTCCACACGGTGGCCTACGTCCTCCCCCTGCGCCAGCCCAGCAGAGCTGTGGCCTTCCTCACCGGCCTGGTCACCACCAGCTCTATGGCCTATAGGGTTCTGATTACAGCGCTTTATCTGTAG